In Mercurialis annua linkage group LG5, ddMerAnnu1.2, whole genome shotgun sequence, a single genomic region encodes these proteins:
- the LOC126683368 gene encoding uncharacterized protein LOC126683368, whose protein sequence is MEGLSLDQESVGSRAKRFSISSGKSRNRKEFLNRFVDSEILSTKLEDWYESILEKTGTERSPFDVPFELIELQKFDYALEGVPFQQLVRMPNALYGSTSDAVEVTAYLAIEDFLHASAKGLWEAFWSLDDPMPFSIASLYSSNLKFYQAEKAIANGKLGGLCATGILQNDPRHPHGKWDQILELALLRPDVRALSMGSDHQPSLPVLGEAIFYALRILLSRSLSKTSFSESSNCVFVLLVDSQYGGVVKVEGDVNKMELDVNNVYECSTYWIKKHSRISVSPIERIWNKLGNANWGDIGALQVLFAIFHCIIQFAGLPKHSIEDLAADHGSRLQTRRVERQLGDNRVNRNGVFRFQQRSVSPEIVEVQDESIKMEAKKLLMKLEVGCVLWLEDSEQQRGYKITDILYNAELQYYVASAVEDPGKLLFLYVGSPPSQIEPAWEDMNLWYHVQRQTKILTIMRQKGICSKFLPQLSASGRIIHPGQCGKPSSGGNCDHPWCGSPILVSSPVGETVGSMVTAGRFGLDEAVRCCHDCLSALAIASSAGIRHGDIRPENVIYVRSGVRQPYFVLIGWGHAVLEDRDRPAMNLHYSSTYALQEGKLCSASDAESLVYMLYFSCGGPPPDLDSVEGALQWRETSWSRRLIQQKLGDVSTVLKAFADYVDSLCGTPYPMDYDIWLRRLRRNINDEDHGKEIDMSG, encoded by the exons ATGGAAG GTTTATCCCTGGACCAAGAATCTGTAGGATCTAGGGCAAAAAGGTTCAGCATATCATCCGGCAAGTCTCGTAACCGCAAGGAATTTCTCAATAGGTTTGTGGATAGTGAAATCTTGAGTACTAAACTTGAGGACTGGTATGAGTCCATATTGGAAAAAACAGGAACAGAAAGGTCTCCCTTTGATGTCCCTTTTGAGTTGATAGAACTTCAAAAGTTTGACTATGCACTGGAAGGAGTTCCATTTCAACAGCTGGTTCGGATGCCAAATGCTTTGTATGGTTCAACCTCCGATGCTGTGGAAGTAACTGCATATCTTGCTATTGAAGATTTTCTGCATGCGAGTGCAAAAGGTTTGTGGGAGGCATTTTGGAGTCTGGATGATCCAATGCCTTTCTCCATTGCCTCTCTGTAcagttcaaatttaaaattctaccAGGCTGAAAAAGCAATAGCTAACGGAAAACTTGGTGGTCTTTGTGCAACTGGTATATTGCAAAACGATCCTAGACACCCTCATGGAAAATGGGATCAAATTCTTGAATTAGCACTTCTGAGGCCTGATGTTAGAGCCCTTTCTATGGGAAGTGATCACCAACCTTCCTTACCTGTTTTAGGCGAGGCCATCTTCTATGCTCTACGTATACTTTTATCAAGAAGCTTAAGCAAAACGAGTTTTTCTGAGAGTTCCAATTGTGTCTTTGTCCTTCTTGTGGATTCTCAATATGGGGGTGTGGTTAAAGTTGAAGGAGATGTAAATAAAATGGAACTAGATGTGAATAATGTATACGAGTGTTCCACATATTGGATAAAAAAGCATTCAAGAATATCAGTCTCTCCTATTGAGAGAATCTGGAATAAGCTTGGAAATGCCAACTGGGGAGATATCGGTGCCTTACAGGTGCTTTTTGCTATTTTCCATTGCATTATACAATTTGCGGGGCTGCCAAAACACTCCATTGAAGACTTAGCAGCTGATCATGGTTCTCGACTACAAACAAGAAGAGTGGAAAGGCAGTTAGGGGATAATAGAGTCAATAGAAATGGTGTGTTCCGGTTTCAGCAACGCAGTGTTTCTCCTGAAATCGTTGAAGTTCAGGATGAATCTATCAAAATGGAGGCTAAAAAGTTACTAATGAAGCTGGAGGTAGGATGTGTATTATGGTTAGAAGATTCAGAGCAGCAAAGAGGTTATAAGATTACTGATATTCTGTATAATGCTGAACTTCAGTATTATGTTGCATCAGCTGTTGAAGACCCAGGTAAATTGTTGTTTCTTTATGTTGGTTCTCCCCCATCTCAAATTGAGCCAGCATGGGAAGATATGAATTTATGGTATCATGTTCAGAGACAGACTAAAATATTGACCATTATGAGACAGAAAGGTATATGTAGCAAGTTTTTACCACAATTGAGTGCTTCTGGTAGAATAATTCACCCTGGTCAGTGTGGAAAACCCAGCTCAGGAGGAAACTGTGACCACCCTTGGTGTGGTTCCCCAATTCTGGTAAGCAGCCCAGTAGGAGAAACAGTTGGGAGTATGGTAACTGCAGGCAGATTTGGTTTAGATGAGGCTGTCAGGTGCTGTCATGATTGTTTATCTGCACTTGCTATTGCCTCTTCTGCAGGCATTCGGCATGGAGATATACGGCCGGAGAATGTAATTTATGTGAGATCTGGTGTTAGGCAGCCATATTTTGTCCTTATTGGCTGGGGTCATGCAGTTCTCGAAGACAGGGATCGACCTGCCATGAATCTCCACTACTCTTCAACTTATGCTTTGCAAGAGGGAAAGTTGTGCTCAGCTTCAGATGCGGAGAGCCTGGTTTATATGCTTTATTTTTCCTGCGGTGGGCCTCCGCCTGATTTGGATTCAGTGGAGGGGGCACTGCAATGGCGGGAGACCTCTTGGTCGAGGAGATTAATCCAACAGAAGCTGGGTGACGTCTCAACTGTGTTGAAAGCATTTGCAGATTATGTAGACAGTCTATGTGGGACACCGTACCCTATGGATTATGATATATGGCTAAGAAGATTGAGGAGAAATATTAACGATGAAGACCATGGAAAGGAAATCGACATGTCAGGTTAG